The Nitrospira sp. genome window below encodes:
- a CDS encoding prohibitin family protein: protein MRRLTGILLIIGSLVGWQGCGNTVHPGQRGLRWYPLTEGLTTETLKSGFYWRAPWNDIFVYDIRLQSYTETVDALSSDDLLVQLKTAIIMRPIIDEVYFLAQEIGPDFYPRVVKPELLAAVRSVVSNYPMVSVPEKSAEIASKVQAVVVEKLKGRHLEVHSVALADIELAKIVLEAVERKQAKEQEKEQKEFELVIAEKDAEIARRRARGEGDAVRIRSEGEAEGAKIRALGQARAQETITKTLTPEYLRYKLYDSPNAKMVLVPDNLHVPILLNPNDGRGTSSLGTMMHAEESLAGAGR, encoded by the coding sequence ATGCGGCGACTTACAGGGATCCTCTTGATTATCGGGTCATTGGTTGGTTGGCAGGGATGTGGCAACACCGTGCATCCGGGACAGCGCGGGCTGCGCTGGTATCCGCTCACCGAAGGGTTGACGACGGAGACGTTGAAGAGCGGCTTCTATTGGCGGGCTCCCTGGAACGATATTTTTGTCTATGACATTCGTCTGCAGAGCTATACGGAAACCGTCGATGCGCTCAGTTCGGACGACCTGCTGGTGCAACTGAAGACCGCCATCATCATGCGACCGATCATCGATGAAGTGTATTTTCTGGCACAGGAAATCGGACCTGATTTTTACCCCCGAGTTGTGAAGCCGGAATTATTGGCGGCGGTGCGCAGTGTGGTTTCGAACTATCCGATGGTGTCGGTGCCGGAGAAAAGTGCGGAGATTGCGAGCAAGGTGCAGGCCGTTGTCGTCGAGAAGCTCAAGGGCCGCCATCTCGAGGTGCACAGTGTGGCATTGGCCGATATCGAATTGGCCAAGATTGTGTTGGAGGCTGTGGAGCGGAAACAGGCCAAGGAGCAGGAAAAGGAGCAGAAGGAATTCGAACTGGTCATCGCAGAGAAGGATGCGGAGATCGCGAGGCGACGGGCACGGGGAGAAGGGGATGCGGTCCGGATCAGATCGGAAGGTGAGGCGGAGGGGGCGAAGATCCGGGCGCTCGGGCAAGCCAGGGCACAAGAGACGATCACGAAGACGCTGACGCCGGAGTATCTTCGCTACAAACTCTACGATAGTCCGAATGCCAAGATGGTGCTGGTGCCGGACAATCTGCATGTCCCGATTCTGCTCAACCCAAACGACGGACGAGGGACGAGCAGCCTCGGGACAATGATGCACGCCGAGGAGTCGCTCGCAGGGGCAGGACGGTAA